From a region of the Chitinophaga caseinilytica genome:
- a CDS encoding efflux RND transporter periplasmic adaptor subunit, translating to MKRDIIFNNTLAAALCLLLAACGNAPEAPKDAPVAADADVVSLTAEQRKHVDLQTGRLSEQSVSGILRLSGQVDVPPQNMISVSTPLGGYLKSTGMMPGTLVRKGQLLGVMEDPQFIQLQQDYLMSKNRLEFARKEFERQKELNSSKASSDKVMQQAESEYRNVSISTRALAAKLALIGIDADRLTENNISRTVNILSPINGYVNKVNVNIGKYVTPSDVIFDLVNPEDIHLNLTVYEKDLAKLSIGQPAVVYTNARPDQKYDAEIILISHSLNENRSAEVHCHFRKYDKSLVPGMYMNAEVRLNDIVEKVLPTAAFVNFENQDYVFVQESGGSFRLTPVTKGQEGEGVTVVASSGLEGKTIVTAGAYSLLMQLKNTAE from the coding sequence ATGAAACGCGATATCATTTTCAATAATACCCTCGCAGCCGCCCTTTGCCTGCTGCTCGCCGCCTGCGGGAACGCCCCGGAAGCGCCCAAAGACGCACCGGTAGCGGCGGATGCCGATGTGGTGAGCCTTACTGCGGAACAACGCAAACACGTAGACCTCCAGACCGGCCGCCTTTCCGAACAAAGCGTGAGCGGCATCCTGCGGCTCAGCGGACAGGTAGACGTGCCCCCGCAAAACATGATCTCCGTGAGCACTCCGCTCGGTGGATACCTGAAATCTACCGGCATGATGCCCGGAACGCTTGTCAGAAAAGGGCAATTGCTGGGCGTGATGGAAGATCCGCAGTTCATACAGCTGCAACAGGATTACCTTATGTCGAAAAACCGGCTGGAGTTTGCGCGGAAGGAATTCGAGCGGCAGAAAGAGCTCAACAGCAGTAAAGCCAGCAGCGACAAGGTCATGCAACAGGCCGAAAGCGAATACCGCAACGTGAGCATCTCCACCCGCGCGCTCGCCGCCAAACTGGCGCTGATCGGCATCGATGCGGACCGGCTCACGGAAAACAATATCTCGCGGACGGTCAATATCCTGTCGCCCATCAACGGCTACGTCAACAAAGTGAATGTCAACATCGGGAAATACGTGACGCCGTCTGACGTGATTTTCGACCTCGTAAACCCGGAAGACATCCACCTGAACCTGACCGTTTACGAAAAAGACCTCGCCAAACTGTCTATCGGCCAGCCGGCGGTGGTGTACACCAACGCCCGGCCCGATCAGAAATATGATGCGGAGATTATCCTGATCAGTCATTCCCTGAACGAAAACCGCAGCGCCGAGGTGCATTGCCATTTCCGGAAGTACGACAAAAGCCTCGTGCCGGGGATGTATATGAATGCGGAGGTGCGGCTGAACGATATCGTCGAGAAAGTATTGCCCACGGCGGCTTTCGTGAATTTCGAGAACCAGGATTATGTGTTCGTGCAGGAAAGCGGGGGTAGCTTCCGGCTAACGCCCGTCACTAAAGGGCAGGAGGGCGAAGGCGTGACCGTGGTCGCTTCTTCCGGACTGGAAGGGAAAACCATCGTGACCGCCGGCGCGTATTCCCTGCTGATGCAGTTGAAGAATACGGCCGAGTGA
- a CDS encoding metallophosphoesterase family protein codes for MHTRHISRKQFLRQAAPLGLTLLIPDLVKASFGGSSSIFRLGLLTDLHHDIMHDGPARIQAFVSAMDKRKPDAIAQLGDFCYPNEKNLPVIQAFNESHGQRLHVIGNHDTDSGHTNEQCTRFWGIPAPYYSQVTGGYQFIVLNGNEKGSPAHKGGYPSYIGPEQAAWLKTQLTEGKGPAIILCHQPLEGPAAVDNAQEVQDIISGFKSRVVLVINGHTHVDRLQQVNGIPYLTINSASYYWVGGKYKHESYSPEVHASHPWIAYTCPYRDAVFTTLTIDPGKGTISIEGCKSEWVGPAPERIAYNEKGFASGEDIVPYIRERKFKSPVKLKK; via the coding sequence ATGCATACCCGTCACATCAGCCGCAAGCAATTCCTCCGCCAGGCCGCGCCCCTGGGCTTAACACTGCTCATCCCCGACCTCGTGAAAGCGAGCTTCGGCGGCAGTTCCAGCATTTTCCGCCTTGGCCTGCTCACCGATCTCCACCACGACATCATGCACGACGGGCCCGCGCGGATACAGGCCTTCGTTTCCGCGATGGACAAGCGCAAACCCGATGCCATCGCGCAGCTCGGCGACTTTTGCTATCCCAATGAAAAGAACCTCCCCGTCATACAGGCTTTCAACGAAAGCCACGGGCAACGTCTGCATGTGATCGGCAATCATGATACCGACAGCGGCCATACCAACGAGCAATGCACCCGCTTCTGGGGCATTCCGGCGCCTTATTATTCGCAGGTGACAGGCGGTTACCAGTTCATCGTGCTCAACGGCAACGAAAAAGGCTCCCCCGCGCACAAAGGCGGCTATCCTTCCTACATCGGCCCCGAACAGGCCGCATGGTTGAAAACACAGCTGACTGAAGGAAAGGGGCCCGCCATCATCCTGTGCCACCAGCCGCTGGAAGGCCCGGCAGCGGTAGACAATGCGCAGGAGGTCCAGGATATTATCTCGGGGTTCAAAAGCCGCGTGGTGCTCGTCATCAACGGGCATACGCATGTAGACCGGCTGCAGCAGGTAAACGGCATCCCCTATCTTACCATCAACTCCGCATCGTATTATTGGGTGGGCGGAAAATACAAACACGAAAGCTATTCGCCCGAGGTGCACGCGTCGCATCCCTGGATCGCTTATACCTGCCCCTATCGCGACGCGGTTTTCACCACGCTTACCATCGATCCGGGTAAAGGCACGATCAGTATCGAAGGCTGTAAAAGCGAATGGGTAGGTCCCGCGCCGGAGCGTATCGCTTACAACGAAAAAGGCTTTGCCAGCGGCGAAGATATTGTTCCCTATATCCGGGAAAGAAAATTCAAATCGCCCGTGAAGCTGAAGAAATAA
- a CDS encoding N-acetyltransferase family protein — MEQLTYRNAVQADLPQIVAIYNSTVASRLVTADTEPVSTESRQHWFDIHTPERRPLWVVENEEKDMVGWISFQSFYGRPAYNATVEISIYLDENFRGKGFGREMLKYAIQHAPSFEVKTLLGFIFAHNTPSLRLFRSLGFEDWGTLPDIAELDGKEVGLKIMGKRVG, encoded by the coding sequence ATGGAACAGCTCACATATAGAAACGCCGTACAGGCAGACCTCCCGCAGATCGTAGCCATTTACAATTCCACCGTAGCATCGCGGCTGGTGACGGCGGACACGGAACCCGTTTCCACCGAAAGCCGGCAACATTGGTTCGATATCCATACGCCGGAGCGGAGGCCGTTGTGGGTGGTGGAAAACGAAGAAAAAGATATGGTGGGGTGGATCAGCTTCCAGTCGTTCTACGGCCGGCCCGCCTACAACGCCACCGTCGAGATCAGCATTTACCTCGACGAAAATTTCCGGGGAAAAGGATTCGGCAGGGAAATGCTGAAATACGCCATCCAACACGCACCGTCGTTCGAAGTGAAAACCTTGCTGGGATTCATTTTCGCGCATAACACACCAAGTTTGCGGCTGTTCAGATCACTGGGGTTCGAAGATTGGGGCACGCTTCCCGATATCGCGGAGCTCGACGGGAAAGAAGTGGGATTGAAGATTATGGGAAAACGGGTGGGATGA
- a CDS encoding substrate-binding domain-containing protein: protein MIGAQEVASKAGYSTVICQSDESYETEVANTRVMLANQVDGILVSITRETRNYDHLKIFQRKGIPIVFFNRVCDEMEVPKVIVDDYDGAYRAVNYLIESGRKRIAHLAGPSSLKISERRMNGYKAALRKHNVPLDEELLLSYDLNIEKVKIYVTHLLNLENPPDAIFAVNDPTAIETIQVIRKRGLRVPEDIAVVGFSNDFVSGLIDPPLTTVSQPVREIGRTAAQLLIDQISREVADWKSIIKVLKTELIVRKST from the coding sequence ATCATCGGCGCGCAGGAAGTGGCGAGCAAAGCGGGATATTCGACGGTCATTTGCCAGTCCGACGAAAGTTATGAAACCGAAGTGGCAAACACCCGCGTGATGCTGGCCAACCAGGTAGACGGCATTCTCGTATCCATCACCCGGGAAACGCGGAACTACGACCATTTGAAGATCTTCCAGCGCAAAGGCATTCCCATCGTGTTCTTCAACCGGGTGTGCGACGAAATGGAAGTGCCGAAAGTGATCGTGGACGATTACGACGGCGCCTACCGCGCGGTGAACTACCTCATCGAATCCGGGCGGAAACGCATCGCGCACCTGGCGGGGCCATCGTCGCTCAAGATCAGTGAAAGGCGGATGAACGGGTACAAGGCGGCGCTGCGCAAGCACAATGTGCCGCTGGACGAAGAGCTGCTCCTCTCCTACGATCTCAACATCGAAAAAGTAAAAATCTACGTCACCCACCTGCTGAACCTGGAAAACCCGCCCGACGCCATTTTCGCGGTGAACGACCCCACGGCCATCGAAACCATCCAGGTGATCCGGAAACGCGGGCTAAGGGTGCCGGAAGATATAGCTGTCGTGGGTTTCAGCAACGATTTCGTGTCCGGCCTCATCGATCCGCCGCTCACCACCGTATCGCAGCCCGTCCGCGAAATCGGCCGAACAGCGGCGCAATTGCTCATCGACCAGATCAGCCGGGAAGTGGCCGACTGGAAATCCATCATCAAAGTATTGAAAACGGAGCTCATCGTCCGAAAATCTACCTGA
- a CDS encoding LacI family DNA-binding transcriptional regulator, which translates to MKRHQVTIIDIAKELNLSKSTVSRALTGHKSVKPDTRQAVLELAEKLDYQRNMLAISLITKKRIRSGLSSPSSKAPIFPRRSSARRKWRAKRDIRRSFASPTKVMKPKWQTPA; encoded by the coding sequence ATGAAAAGGCACCAGGTAACTATCATCGATATCGCGAAGGAGCTGAACCTGTCCAAATCCACGGTTTCGCGGGCATTGACGGGCCACAAGAGCGTGAAGCCCGACACGCGGCAGGCCGTGCTGGAACTGGCGGAGAAGCTGGACTACCAGCGGAATATGCTCGCCATCAGCCTCATTACAAAAAAACGAATACGATCGGGATTATCGTCCCCGAGTTCAAAAGCTCCTATTTTCCCACGGCGATCATCGGCGCGCAGGAAGTGGCGAGCAAAGCGGGATATTCGACGGTCATTTGCCAGTCCGACGAAAGTTATGAAACCGAAGTGGCAAACACCCGCGTGA
- a CDS encoding TonB-dependent receptor, with amino-acid sequence MKAKIFLMLLLCVVQVQLTYAQAQPSQGRSITGKITDMEGEPLPGVTILLKGGKVNAMTNEEGLYNIRLPQVTDAVLVFSFVGFHTKEARIAPNATVYNTKLEPAVKGLNDVVVIGYGTVKRKDLTGSVGEVKMADMEKAPVASFEQALAGRVAGVQVSAADGQPGAGMQIVIRGNNSVTQDNSPLYVVDGFPMESPDNNVINPAEIASIEVLKDASATAIYGARGANGVIMITTKQGKVGAPVVNYQTWLGVMQNLRQQKMMEPYEFVKYQLEMNPTLYEPVYLKDGKTLESYRGVKGINWQDQVFRDAFGHNHSVSLRGGSDKTRYSLSGNVFSQDGIIINSGFRRYQGRVVIDQTISSKVKAGINVNYTGTKTFGVFANSTVSGPQSGPTASLMYSVWGFRPVTGDADSDASLIDEPFDPDVDPLSEWRINPIISTRNEYNPAFNNTLISNAYLEIKPFKYMTLRITGGMTKTNIRREIFNNSNTRLGNPKSSAQGVNGSIDNTEINNLLNENTLSYVRTFKNKHSLNAVAGMTMQQIRSYRHGFVSTQVPNEALGMSGLDEGIVATAPNEKSRNALMSFLGRVNYGIDSRYLFTVSFRADGSSKFAAGNKWAYFPSGAFAWRLIEENWMKDISWLSDAKLRAGYGLTGNNRVLDFAYLSALQMFIYSGYSYGNNMEAGIIPNNLGNKELKWETTGQTDVGIDLGFLKNRIAFTADYYKKNTRDLLLLATLPGSTGYLSGFRNVGKVSNQGLELTLNTTNVQTKKFSWTSNFNISFNRNKVVQLNEGEPSLATRITWGNFNNAFPYIAIPGQPIAQFYGFLFDGVYQYSDFNKLANGSYVLKDDVPNNTMPRANITPGHIKYKDINGDGQVDNNDLTIIGNPNPKHTGGFSNNFTYGGFDLNVFFQWSYGNDILNANRIEFEGGDVVRNYLNMFQSFEKRWTPENQTNELYRVGGQGPQVYSSRTIEDGSYLRLKTVALGYTLPQRLLRRANIKSLRVYAAAQNLYTWTNYTGLDPEVSVRHSALTPGFDWSAYPKARTLTLGLDLTL; translated from the coding sequence ATGAAAGCTAAGATCTTTTTAATGCTACTGTTGTGTGTTGTGCAGGTCCAACTTACCTATGCACAGGCACAACCTTCCCAGGGCCGCTCTATCACCGGGAAGATCACAGACATGGAGGGGGAGCCGCTCCCCGGAGTAACGATTCTCCTGAAAGGCGGCAAAGTAAACGCCATGACCAACGAAGAGGGTTTGTACAACATCCGTCTTCCGCAGGTAACTGACGCCGTGCTGGTGTTTTCGTTCGTCGGGTTCCACACCAAAGAAGCCCGCATCGCGCCGAACGCCACCGTGTACAACACCAAACTTGAACCTGCCGTCAAAGGCCTGAACGATGTGGTGGTGATCGGATATGGAACGGTAAAACGCAAAGACCTCACCGGGTCGGTAGGCGAAGTGAAAATGGCCGATATGGAAAAGGCCCCCGTTGCCAGCTTCGAACAGGCGCTGGCAGGAAGGGTGGCCGGTGTGCAGGTATCCGCCGCAGACGGGCAACCGGGCGCGGGCATGCAGATCGTTATCCGCGGCAACAACTCCGTAACGCAAGACAACTCGCCGCTGTACGTGGTAGACGGCTTCCCGATGGAAAGCCCGGACAACAACGTCATCAATCCTGCAGAAATCGCATCCATCGAAGTGCTGAAAGACGCGTCGGCCACCGCTATTTACGGTGCGCGCGGCGCCAATGGCGTGATCATGATCACCACCAAACAGGGGAAAGTGGGCGCGCCGGTCGTGAATTACCAGACCTGGCTGGGTGTGATGCAGAACCTGCGCCAGCAGAAGATGATGGAACCTTACGAGTTCGTCAAGTATCAGCTGGAAATGAACCCCACGCTCTATGAGCCCGTGTACCTCAAAGACGGCAAAACGCTGGAAAGCTACCGCGGCGTAAAAGGCATCAACTGGCAAGACCAGGTGTTCCGCGACGCGTTCGGGCATAACCACAGCGTATCCCTGCGCGGAGGCTCCGACAAAACCCGCTATTCGCTCTCCGGGAACGTGTTCTCGCAAGACGGGATCATCATCAACAGCGGGTTCCGCCGCTACCAGGGCCGCGTGGTGATCGACCAGACCATCAGCAGCAAGGTGAAAGCTGGCATCAACGTGAACTACACCGGTACCAAAACGTTCGGGGTATTCGCCAATTCGACAGTGAGCGGCCCGCAAAGCGGTCCCACGGCGAGTTTGATGTACAGCGTCTGGGGATTCCGGCCCGTAACGGGCGACGCCGACAGCGACGCTTCCCTTATCGACGAGCCCTTCGATCCCGATGTGGACCCGCTGAGCGAGTGGCGCATCAACCCGATCATTTCCACCCGCAACGAATACAATCCCGCTTTCAACAATACCCTTATTTCCAACGCCTACCTGGAGATCAAGCCGTTTAAATACATGACGCTGCGGATCACCGGGGGCATGACCAAAACGAACATCCGCCGCGAAATCTTCAACAATTCCAACACCCGCCTCGGCAACCCGAAAAGCAGCGCGCAGGGCGTGAACGGATCGATCGACAATACCGAGATCAATAACCTGCTGAACGAAAACACGCTCAGCTATGTGCGCACGTTCAAAAACAAGCACAGCCTCAACGCGGTGGCGGGTATGACCATGCAGCAGATCCGCTCATACCGCCATGGGTTTGTATCTACACAGGTGCCCAATGAGGCGCTGGGGATGAGCGGGCTCGACGAGGGGATCGTGGCAACGGCGCCGAACGAGAAATCCAGGAACGCGCTGATGTCGTTCCTCGGCCGTGTGAATTACGGCATCGATTCGCGGTACCTGTTCACGGTGTCTTTCCGCGCCGACGGCTCCTCGAAATTCGCGGCCGGCAACAAATGGGCGTATTTCCCTTCGGGCGCGTTCGCCTGGCGGCTGATCGAGGAAAACTGGATGAAAGACATCAGCTGGCTGTCGGACGCTAAGCTGCGCGCGGGTTACGGCCTCACAGGGAACAACCGCGTGCTGGATTTCGCGTACCTGTCTGCCCTCCAGATGTTCATCTATTCCGGTTATTCCTACGGCAATAATATGGAAGCGGGCATCATTCCCAATAACCTGGGCAACAAGGAACTGAAATGGGAAACCACCGGCCAGACGGATGTCGGCATCGATCTCGGCTTCCTGAAAAACCGGATCGCGTTTACGGCCGACTATTACAAGAAAAATACCCGCGATCTGCTGTTGCTGGCCACTTTGCCGGGGTCTACCGGCTACCTGAGCGGCTTCCGCAACGTGGGGAAAGTCTCGAACCAGGGCCTGGAGCTGACGTTGAACACCACCAATGTGCAGACGAAGAAATTCAGCTGGACGTCCAACTTCAACATTTCCTTCAACCGCAACAAAGTGGTGCAGCTCAACGAAGGCGAGCCGAGCCTGGCCACCCGCATCACCTGGGGCAATTTCAACAACGCGTTCCCGTATATCGCTATTCCCGGCCAGCCTATCGCGCAGTTTTACGGGTTCCTGTTTGACGGGGTGTACCAGTACAGCGACTTCAACAAACTGGCGAACGGTTCGTACGTGTTGAAAGACGACGTGCCGAACAACACCATGCCGCGCGCCAACATCACGCCGGGGCATATCAAATACAAAGACATCAACGGCGACGGGCAGGTGGATAACAACGATCTCACGATCATCGGCAATCCCAATCCGAAGCACACCGGCGGTTTCTCCAACAACTTCACCTATGGCGGGTTCGACCTGAACGTGTTTTTCCAGTGGAGTTACGGCAACGATATCCTGAACGCCAACCGGATCGAGTTTGAAGGAGGCGACGTGGTGCGGAATTACCTGAACATGTTCCAGTCTTTCGAAAAGCGCTGGACGCCGGAGAACCAGACGAACGAGCTGTACCGCGTTGGCGGACAGGGCCCGCAGGTGTATTCTTCCCGGACGATCGAAGATGGATCGTACCTGCGGCTGAAGACCGTGGCGCTGGGGTACACGCTGCCGCAGCGGCTGCTGCGCCGGGCGAACATCAAATCGCTCAGGGTGTATGCCGCCGCGCAGAACCTGTATACCTGGACGAACTACACGGGTCTGGACCCCGAGGTGTCTGTCCGCCATTCCGCCCTCACGCCCGGTTTCGACTGGTCGGCCTATCCCAAGGCGCGCACGCTGACGTTGGGGCTCGACCTTACGCTTTAA
- a CDS encoding RagB/SusD family nutrient uptake outer membrane protein gives MKKRILIIFLLAAGFFGGCKSFLETEPEDFVTPDNYYNTEADLRRALNGVYNRLIDNFGRMYSRGLYSYLAISDEFFYKNITINNIKVMEFDAGQLDVGRFWETAYQGIDRANLLLENVQRPKMDETRRSMIRGEALFLRAYFYFLLVDNFGGVPLKLVSTKSPNDAYLARATVKDVYAQIVKDMREAETLVSDISNYSYNETVTKTAVQAILARVYLTMAGEPLKDTERYADALEYADKVIASGRHSLNPDYKQIFINHSQDKYDLQECIWEIGMFGNQLGSAQLAGAVGIENGLECPDDKIGYSGGGIHPTARMFEMYEAADLRRDWAIAPYKYAVVSGVTTKVNYTPVQIYDRTIGKWRREYETATPKSRSYNSTNFPVIRYSDVLLMKAEAENQVNGPNGEAYKALNNVRRRGYGKPVDAPDATVDAPEGLDKLSFLAFLQDERARELAFEGMRKHDLLRWGLYLSKMQSLATEITATAPSGFRYAANAAKNVTARNLVFPIPNTEITVNHLIKQNPNW, from the coding sequence ATGAAAAAACGCATTCTCATCATATTTCTCCTGGCGGCCGGTTTCTTCGGCGGTTGCAAGAGCTTCCTGGAAACGGAGCCCGAAGATTTCGTGACGCCCGATAACTATTACAATACCGAAGCCGATCTGCGGCGCGCCCTGAACGGGGTGTACAACCGCCTGATCGACAACTTCGGCCGCATGTATTCCCGCGGGTTGTACAGCTACCTCGCTATCAGCGACGAGTTCTTCTACAAGAACATCACCATTAACAACATCAAAGTGATGGAATTCGACGCGGGGCAGCTGGATGTGGGCCGCTTCTGGGAAACGGCCTACCAGGGCATCGACCGGGCCAACCTGCTGCTCGAGAACGTGCAGCGGCCGAAAATGGACGAAACCCGCCGCAGCATGATACGCGGCGAGGCGTTGTTCCTCCGTGCCTACTTTTACTTTTTGCTGGTGGATAATTTCGGCGGCGTGCCGCTGAAGCTCGTATCCACCAAATCACCGAACGATGCTTACCTGGCGCGCGCTACCGTGAAAGATGTGTATGCGCAGATCGTTAAAGACATGCGGGAAGCCGAAACCCTCGTGAGCGACATCAGCAACTATTCCTACAACGAAACCGTAACCAAAACCGCCGTGCAGGCCATCCTCGCCCGGGTGTACCTCACCATGGCCGGGGAGCCGCTGAAGGATACGGAACGGTATGCCGATGCGCTGGAGTATGCCGACAAGGTAATCGCATCCGGCCGTCATTCCCTCAACCCGGACTACAAACAGATCTTCATCAACCATTCCCAGGATAAATACGACCTGCAGGAATGCATCTGGGAAATCGGGATGTTCGGCAACCAGCTCGGCAGCGCACAGCTCGCCGGTGCCGTGGGCATTGAAAACGGGCTGGAGTGCCCGGACGATAAGATCGGTTACAGCGGCGGCGGCATCCACCCCACCGCGCGGATGTTCGAGATGTACGAAGCAGCCGACCTGCGGAGGGACTGGGCCATCGCACCCTATAAATACGCGGTTGTCAGCGGCGTTACCACCAAAGTGAATTACACGCCCGTCCAGATTTACGACCGTACCATCGGGAAATGGCGCCGTGAATACGAAACGGCCACGCCCAAAAGCAGATCTTACAATTCCACCAACTTTCCCGTGATCCGGTATTCCGATGTACTGTTGATGAAGGCGGAAGCGGAAAATCAGGTGAACGGGCCGAACGGGGAAGCGTACAAGGCACTGAATAATGTGCGCCGGAGAGGATACGGCAAGCCGGTGGATGCGCCCGACGCAACGGTAGACGCGCCGGAGGGATTGGATAAATTGTCGTTCCTGGCGTTCCTGCAAGACGAGCGGGCCCGCGAGCTGGCGTTCGAAGGCATGCGGAAGCACGACCTCCTGCGCTGGGGGCTGTATCTTTCCAAAATGCAGTCGCTCGCCACGGAAATCACCGCCACCGCGCCTTCCGGCTTCCGGTACGCGGCCAATGCAGCGAAGAACGTTACCGCCAGGAACCTGGTGTTCCCCATCCCGAACACCGAAATCACCGTCAACCATCTCATCAAACAAAACCCGAACTGGTAA
- a CDS encoding DUF5017 domain-containing protein: MRKVVFSLAAAIALAACNKDKVEMPGFEVRTSAQTYKVGDSVRFEFSGNPDNITFFSGEPGHNYEFRKRTRAANDLRIEFSTLVRSGLIYPNLQLMVSGDFNGKATTADLAAATWTDISDRAVFSTGTDNTPSGIISLKEFSKGLHDTARVYVAFRYTDYKKPQGQNLWAVRTFSATNVSDDGVVTPLAVMSTGGWQQVDVKNPVRVWTITTAQLLMQNSSATVDDNEDWVISKGFDPRQIAPDAGTALKNISTVLSGHSYVYTKPGTYKVVFEASAVRYNGEKRLTREITLTITP; the protein is encoded by the coding sequence ATGCGAAAGGTTGTATTTTCCCTGGCCGCAGCCATTGCGCTGGCGGCCTGCAATAAAGACAAGGTGGAGATGCCGGGCTTCGAAGTGCGGACAAGCGCGCAAACCTACAAAGTGGGCGATTCCGTACGGTTCGAGTTCTCCGGCAATCCTGACAATATCACTTTCTTTTCCGGCGAACCGGGCCATAATTACGAATTCCGGAAACGGACGCGCGCCGCCAACGATCTCCGGATCGAGTTTTCGACGCTCGTGCGCAGCGGGCTGATTTATCCCAACCTGCAGCTGATGGTGTCTGGCGATTTCAACGGAAAAGCCACCACGGCCGATCTGGCAGCCGCTACGTGGACGGACATTTCCGACCGGGCAGTCTTTTCCACCGGCACCGACAATACGCCTTCCGGCATCATCAGCCTGAAAGAGTTTTCGAAAGGCCTGCACGATACGGCCCGGGTATACGTGGCGTTCCGGTACACGGATTATAAGAAGCCGCAGGGCCAGAATCTCTGGGCAGTGCGTACCTTCAGTGCCACTAACGTGTCTGACGACGGCGTGGTAACGCCCCTGGCGGTGATGAGCACGGGTGGATGGCAGCAGGTGGATGTGAAGAATCCCGTTCGCGTGTGGACCATCACCACGGCCCAGTTGCTCATGCAAAACAGTAGTGCGACGGTAGACGATAACGAAGACTGGGTGATCAGCAAGGGCTTCGACCCCCGGCAGATAGCGCCGGATGCGGGCACCGCGCTGAAAAACATCAGTACCGTGCTGAGCGGGCATAGTTACGTCTACACGAAACCCGGCACCTACAAAGTGGTGTTCGAGGCTTCGGCGGTGCGGTACAACGGAGAAAAGCGGCTGACGCGTGAAATTACCTTAACCATTACACCATAA